ATTTGTAATGCTGCCGCATCTGTAATATGAAGTACTTCTTCTGTCATAATAAATCCTCCCTTTCTGATGTTTCTTCTTCCTTATATTATATACCTCGCGACAAAACTACTCAACTTGTGCAACTCACCAAATATATACCAATTAATTGCAGAAGCATGACAACTGTTATTTGATAATATTATTAATTTTTTAAATAATCGTTACTTTAATAGGTAATTATCCTTAATGTTATGTATAATAGTAGTATAAATTAACTAAATTATTTTTGGAGAGGTATGAGAAAATGACCACCATTGAACCTCTTTATGATAAAAATTGTCTATGTCCATTATGTACCACCTCTTTTACAACAAAGAAGCTGCGTTCCCGATTTATTAAAGCAAAAGGGTTTGATTCTGACTTTTTTCCATACTATGAAGAACATAATCCGCTTCTTTATTATGTCAATGTCTGTCCTGCATGCGGTTTTGCGTTCGCAGATCAAGCAGAGGTCCGTTTAAATGAAGCAGAAAAAGCAATCTTAACAGAAAAGATTTCAAGCCAATGGAATCCGCAAAACTTTGGAGAAAGCAGAACGATAAGAGACAGTGTAAAAACATATAAACTTGCTGCATATGCTGGGATTCTAAGACATGAGAAGCATATTTTGATAGCTGGTTTATACATAAGACTGGCATGGCTTTATCGAATGCTGGAGGACGTAAACGAGGAAACTCGCTTCATGAAGCTGGCGTTATCTGAATACGAGCTGTC
This DNA window, taken from Niallia sp. Man26, encodes the following:
- a CDS encoding DUF2225 domain-containing protein: MTTIEPLYDKNCLCPLCTTSFTTKKLRSRFIKAKGFDSDFFPYYEEHNPLLYYVNVCPACGFAFADQAEVRLNEAEKAILTEKISSQWNPQNFGESRTIRDSVKTYKLAAYAGILRHEKHILIAGLYIRLAWLYRMLEDVNEETRFMKLALSEYELSYSTGDFRGTQVSEIKTLYLAGELCRRTTKTEQAVKYFSKVIEQQSKTIEKNIISLAKDGWLKIRELQKA